The following nucleotide sequence is from Desulfofundulus luciae.
GGTGCTCTACCAGCTGAGCTAATGGCCCACTTAATTCCGTAAATATAAAATTATAGTTGGCCGCTGGCAGCAATAACTGCCTCCTGCGACCAACTACTACTGTCTTGTTTGGCTGGGGCGGCTGGATTCGAACCAACGAATGGCGGGTCCAAAGCCCGCTGCCTTACCGCTTGGCTACGCCCCAGCGTGGGGTGGAAGATGGGACTCGAACCCACGACCCCCAGGGCCACAACCTGGTGCTCTAACCAACTGAGCTACATCCACCACATGCTGCTGCGCACAGGAACGACACCTTTTTCACGGTGTGCCCCTGCTCCGTCAGCATTTGTTATTATAACAATCCAATTCCCAAAAGTCAAGGAGATTTTGGTGTTAATTTATGGTAGTAACGGATACCGCCCAATTATACGCAGGCATAAACGGCCGGGGTATAGCTGGTTTTTTCTTTGAGCAAACGATTATTGTGACTTAATACTTTAAATAGTTGCACATCTCGAGCAAATCCACAACTGGTGAAAAATTTCCTGCCTGTGTTAGTTACCTGTCTGACATATAAAACAGTACCCTGTTCCAACGCCTGCTCCAGGTAACCCAGCAGTAACCTGCCCAATCCCCTTTCCCGCAATTCTTTTTTAATCAGTATAATATCAATTTGAATTAAGTCCAATCGTTCCGGGATAAATACGCAGAACCCCACCGGCTGGCCATCGCTGCCGAACATGGAGAGGACAAAATGCTCTGACATCTTTTTAAAACCGGGATAGTCGGGATTAATCTCTCCCAGGTCATCAAACAAACAGGAAAGAGTTTCACAAATAAACCACGGTACCTTTCCTACCCCCGGCAGGCGGCTGGCAAAATAGGCACCCATTTGCTCTGCCCCTTCCGGAAAGTAAAGATAAAAATGATACTCCCCCTGCGATATCAAGGAACCCCCACC
It contains:
- a CDS encoding GNAT family N-acetyltransferase; this translates as MGAYFASRLPGVGKVPWFICETLSCLFDDLGEINPDYPGFKKMSEHFVLSMFGSDGQPVGFCVFIPERLDLIQIDIILIKKELRERGLGRLLLGYLEQALEQGTVLYVRQVTNTGRKFFTSCGFARDVQLFKVLSHNNRLLKEKTSYTPAVYACV